One Phaseolus vulgaris cultivar G19833 chromosome 4, P. vulgaris v2.0, whole genome shotgun sequence DNA window includes the following coding sequences:
- the LOC137836486 gene encoding uncharacterized protein, producing the protein MGNCLLGGMADPEAVIKVTTSDGGIMEFYAPITVSFITNEFPGHGIFLSHELFCKPLGQFDELMAGQSYHLLPLNNQPEHPPAGGDSCAAIRQGHVRSHSVPTTPYPPPYRMSLDYQHHQGMRFLNKTSIEPFSCRTSISNTSKCSIVTGSSGKSSRFWKVKLVITPQRLVEILSQEARTKELIESVRIVAKCGVAAGAILPASAAASIVSDQWSLSTSGRSACDSSKIDALVVGI; encoded by the coding sequence ATGGGAAACTGTTTATTGGGAGGCATGGCAGATCCTGAAGCAGTAATCAAAGTCACAACATCAGATGGTGGAATCATGGAATTCTATGCTCCAATTACTGTGAGTTTCATCACCAATGAGTTCCCGGGGCATGGCATATTCCTAAGTCATGAACTGTTTTGCAAACCACTTGGCCAATTTGATGAGTTGATGGCTGGACAGTCTTACCACTTACTGCCACTTAACAACCAGCCGGAACACCCTCCGGCTGGCGGTGACAGCTGCGCCGCCATTCGACAAGGGCATGTTCGTTCTCATAGTGTTCCTACAACCCCCTACCCTCCTCCATACAGAATGTCCTTGGACTACCAACACCACCAAGGAATGAGGTTTCTCAACAAAACCTCTATAGAGCCTTTCTCTTGTAGGACTAGtattagtaatactagtaaatGCAGCATTGTTACTGGTTCTAGTGGTAAAAGCAGCAGGTTCTGGAAAGTGAAGTTGGTGATAACTCCTCAACGGTTGGTGGAGATTTTGTCACAAGAGGCTAGAACCAAGGAGTTGATAGAGAGTGTTAGGATTGTAGCCAAATGTGGGGTTGCTGCAGGTGCCATTTTACCTGCATCTGCCGCAGCAAGCATAGTGTCTGATCAGTGGAGCCTCTCCACTAGTGGTAGGAGTGCCTGTGATTCCTCTAAGATTGATGCATTGGTGGTTGGCATTTAG
- the LOC137836487 gene encoding F-box/LRR-repeat protein 25-like — MERDWISELPDTLLLHMMSFMSTKYAVQTCVLSKRWNHLCKRLINLTYSPVPNLPKKSGVERFKKFATWVLSTRDHTCSLHNLGLHLCWTEPELLDKIIKYALFCNVQQLILDVYSGFRPDFESLPLIFCSQSLTSLELCIAWNYALIVLPKSLHLPVLKKLHLQCVRFTASDNDSAEPFSNCHLLNTLDIRYCSLDDDAQVLCISNSTLSSFTIYEGQTYQILLSTPNLSSFTIRGSASHQLFSTCNLSFLEEVNIDMSWDGRWAEKSSTISSNIMRWLQVLASVKKLTFSSWYPFQIMLHDFSNPISVRSEPLSLVRLESLKVIKHFFVNVSDEKVNTVVEYLLQASPMAKVRIITRA, encoded by the exons ATGGAGAGGGATTGGATCAGTGAGTTGCCTGACACCCTTTTGCTCCACATGATGAGTTTCATGAGCACAAAATATGCTGTTCAGACTTGTGTCTTGTCTAAAAGATGGAATCACCTTTGCAAAAGACTCATCAACCTCACATACTCTCCTGTTCCTAATCTCCCGAAGAAAAGTGGGGTTGAAAGGTTTAAGAAATTTGCAACCTGGGTCTTATCTACACGAGATCACACTTGTTCCCTACATAATCTTGGTCTTCACCTTTGTTGGACAGAGCCTGAACTCTTAGATAAGATCATTAAATATGCTTTGTTTTGTAATGTGCAACAGTTAATTTTAGATGTGTATTCAGGCTTTAGACCTGATTTTGAGTCCCTCcctttaatattttgttctcAGTCTTTGACATCTCTTGAGCTTTGCATTGCATGGAACTATGCTCTCATAGTACTTCCAAAATCTCTCCACTTGCCAGTATTGAAAAAGTTGCATCTTCAATGTGTTAGATTCACAGCAAGTGACAATGATTCAGCTGAGCCTTTTTCAAATTGTCACTTGTTAAATACTTTAGATATTAGATATTGTTCTTTGGATGATGATGCACAGGTGCTTTGCATATCTAATTCTACCCTTTCTAGTTTCACAATATATGAAGGACAAACTTACCAAATTCTGCTTTCTACTCCAAATCTTAGTTCTTTTACCATCAGGGGTTCTGCTAGTCACCAACTCTTCTCCACATGCAATCTTTCTTTTCTTGAAGAAGTAAATATTGACATGTCTTGGGATGGACGTTGGGCTGAGAAAAGTTCAACCATCAGTTCAAACATCATGAGATGGCTGCAAGTGCTTGCCAGTGTAAAGAAATTGACCTTTTCTTCTTGGTATCCCTTTCAAATAATGTTACAT GATTTCTCCAATCCCATTTCAGTGAGATCTGAACCTCTGAGCTTAGTAAGATTGGAGTCACTGAAAGTGATTAAGCATTTCTTTGTAAACGTATCTGATGAGAAAGTAAACACAGTAGTGGAGTACTTGCTTCAAGCCTCTCCAATGGCCAAAGTTCGCATCATAACCAGGGCTTAA